In one Thermococcus sp. 2319x1 genomic region, the following are encoded:
- a CDS encoding radical SAM protein: protein MVGFIHTFQIKNKYMGFDPLSKTLLILDSKEVKVINKIKRNAPLTLSERQMLLEIQKTLDSKRENVNPIIVPAEINPNMMVLMVSQTCNMKCAYCYAFEGTYTKPGILKIELGKRALDIANELGVGTVQFYGGEPLLNFDSIEKLVEYADINGYKFRYGIVTNGTLINRRIADFFTQYDFEVTVSVDGPQVVNDLNRKYKNGKGTYADIIKGLELLNERGIKLALEVTYARNYIQKYSIRDILSHLSKYSKTFIVGYVLPPVQFQNNIIRDKYALKEAEIEEFLKELVDYLFDKWEEGIPIKEMGVCRILREILDPEYHVKTYICSEMPLRITVFYDGDVYPCHQTYLDRRFYLGNIRDKDFTKLLKERISKVTEHFTMSKLKLHDAWFSNLGDFCRIHLKEKVKGTYVLKYPRAYERTFEHILYNVATRDMKKVIETLGGNIVG, encoded by the coding sequence ATGGTGGGTTTTATTCATACGTTTCAAATAAAAAACAAGTATATGGGCTTTGATCCCCTGAGCAAGACATTATTAATTTTAGATTCTAAAGAAGTTAAGGTCATAAACAAGATTAAACGGAATGCTCCATTGACATTAAGTGAGAGGCAGATGCTATTGGAAATCCAAAAAACGTTAGATTCAAAACGTGAGAATGTAAATCCGATAATAGTGCCTGCAGAGATTAATCCAAACATGATGGTTTTAATGGTCTCTCAAACCTGTAATATGAAATGCGCATATTGCTACGCATTTGAGGGTACATACACAAAGCCAGGTATACTTAAAATAGAACTAGGGAAAAGAGCCCTAGACATAGCAAATGAACTAGGAGTGGGCACTGTTCAGTTTTATGGTGGCGAGCCATTATTAAACTTCGATTCAATAGAGAAGTTGGTGGAATATGCTGACATCAATGGATACAAGTTTAGATATGGTATTGTAACTAACGGAACGTTAATTAATAGGCGAATTGCTGATTTTTTTACCCAGTATGACTTTGAAGTAACGGTCAGCGTTGATGGTCCCCAAGTAGTAAACGACCTGAATAGGAAGTATAAAAATGGGAAAGGCACATACGCAGATATTATAAAAGGACTAGAACTGCTAAATGAGAGGGGTATCAAACTAGCATTAGAAGTAACATATGCCAGAAATTACATTCAGAAATATTCCATACGTGACATATTGTCTCATTTGAGTAAATATTCAAAGACATTTATAGTTGGGTATGTTCTTCCGCCAGTGCAATTTCAAAATAACATTATTAGGGATAAATATGCATTAAAAGAAGCGGAAATTGAGGAATTCTTGAAGGAACTAGTGGATTATCTGTTTGACAAATGGGAAGAGGGTATACCAATAAAAGAAATGGGCGTATGTAGAATCCTTAGGGAGATTCTCGATCCAGAATATCATGTGAAAACGTACATATGTTCCGAGATGCCTCTGAGGATAACTGTATTTTACGATGGAGATGTGTATCCATGCCATCAAACGTACTTAGACAGGCGATTTTATTTAGGAAATATAAGAGACAAAGATTTCACAAAACTCTTAAAAGAGAGGATATCCAAGGTAACAGAACATTTTACTATGTCAAAGCTGAAATTGCATGACGCTTGGTTTAGCAATCTTGGTGATTTTTGTAGAATCCATTTAAAAGAAAAAGTGAAGGGTACCTACGTTCTTAAGTATCCTAGGGCCTATGAGAGGACATTTGAGCACATACTATACAATGTTGCTACTAGGGATATGAAGAAAGTCATAGAAACCCTCGGGGGGAATATAGTTGGGTGA
- a CDS encoding IS982 family transposase (programmed frameshift): protein MVVLSFQRKILIIKSEIYPIISKHYPKNTHREIISLYDLITFAILAHLHFNGVYKHAYRVLIEEMKLFPKIRYNKLTERLNRHEKLLLLAQEELFKKHAREYVRILDSKPIQTKELARKNRKDKEGSSEVISEKPAVGFVPSKKFYYGYKLTCYSDGNLLALLSVDPANKHDVSVVREKFWVIVEEFSGCFLFLDKGYVSRGLEEEFLRFGVVYTPVKRGNQISNLEEKKFYKYLSDFRRRIETLFSKFSEFLLKPGRNVSLRGLAVRILGAILAVNLDRLYNFTGGGN, encoded by the exons GTGGTTGTATTGAGCTTTCAAAGGAAAATCCTGATCATAAAATCCGAAATCTATCCGATAATCAGCAAACACTACCCGAAAAACACTCACAGGGAAATAATCAGCCTCTACGACCTAATAACCTTCGCAATACTAGCACACTTGCACTTTAACGGAGTTTACAAGCACGCTTACAGAGTCCTAATCGAAGAAATGAAGCTGTTCCCCAAAATCAGGTACAACAAACTAACAGAACGCTTGAACAGGCACGAAAAACTCCTGCTCCTAGCGCAGGAAGAATTATTCAAAAAACACGCCAGAGAATACGTTAGAATACTGGACTCAAAGCCCATTCAGACCAAGGAGTTGGCCAGAAAAAACAGGAAGGATAAGGAGGGTTCTTCAGAAGTCATCTCTGAAAAGCCCGCAGTTGGGTTTGTTCCCTCT AAAAAGTTTTACTATGGGTACAAGCTGACCTGTTACTCTGATGGAAATTTGCTGGCTTTACTGTCTGTTGATCCGGCGAATAAGCATGATGTGAGTGTTGTCCGGGAAAAGTTCTGGGTGATTGTTGAGGAGTTTTCCGGCTGTTTTCTGTTTTTGGATAAGGGGTATGTTAGCAGGGGGCTCGAGGAGGAATTTCTGAGGTTTGGCGTTGTTTACACGCCAGTAAAGCGGGGGAATCAGATTAGTAATCTGGAGGAGAAGAAGTTTTACAAGTACTTGTCTGACTTTCGCAGGAGGATTGAGACTTTGTTTTCGAAGTTTTCTGAGTTTCTTCTGAAGCCGGGCAGGAATGTTAGTTTGAGGGGGTTGGCTGTTAGGATTTTAGGGGCGATTCTGGCCGTGAATCTGGACAGATTATACAACTTTACAGGTGGTGGGAACTAG
- a CDS encoding ABC transporter ATP-binding protein: MGENFRKLMEIGRAHKKYILLLVVLGVISTILSAMVPFYLRNLLDELEMLTLSQILREIGIILGLYTLSTVIYLYAGFISNFAETKAAAWLKRRLFISTLYAENIKPGDALSRIQSDTEIVGRLGMSLIPAVIIEGFSLAMAVFVVFKLNVYLGLLTLITMPIYGFSMRAFVHRLKIASSNEREKYSKTVTAFKEGLDGRLDAKALNAFEYLISRISKNLDEWVEATKKMAFYQTANYGLQSYLSTILPLTILLAGLLLVKKEMAPLSVVIAVFSYLGKVYYPIERFAFLWSAYQRAIPVLNRIWGILEIGESSERSACNPYSFDITLKDVHFSFDDEKEVLRGISAIIPYGKKLGIVGSSGVGKTTLAMLLAGILSPTKGTVSIGGCHPSSILGNSLIYIPSSPHLFTGTVKENIALGMNVNDNDIAKLLELVELGGIDMNTLIEEGGKNLSLGQKQRIALARALVRRPKILILDEATSGIDSETEAKILERLKMMDMTVVVISHRLSTVREMEEIWVLDGGMVTCRGRHNELLQSCQRYRELFREQQKG, from the coding sequence TTGGGTGAGAACTTCCGAAAACTCATGGAGATTGGGAGAGCACACAAGAAATACATACTCCTGCTCGTTGTACTGGGAGTTATATCAACGATTCTTTCTGCCATGGTTCCATTTTACTTAAGGAACCTCTTGGATGAGCTTGAAATGTTAACACTTTCCCAGATACTTAGGGAGATAGGGATTATACTTGGTCTTTACACACTTTCTACTGTAATATACCTCTATGCTGGTTTCATAAGCAACTTTGCCGAGACCAAAGCTGCAGCATGGCTGAAGAGAAGGCTTTTTATCTCAACCCTATACGCAGAAAACATAAAACCTGGGGATGCCCTTTCGCGGATTCAATCAGATACCGAAATAGTAGGCAGACTTGGAATGTCTCTTATACCTGCTGTAATAATTGAGGGATTTTCTCTCGCTATGGCCGTTTTTGTCGTCTTCAAGCTCAACGTTTATCTGGGATTACTCACACTCATCACAATGCCGATATATGGCTTCTCCATGAGGGCATTTGTCCATAGATTGAAGATTGCTTCATCAAATGAGAGGGAAAAATACTCAAAGACAGTTACCGCTTTCAAGGAAGGACTTGATGGCAGGCTGGATGCCAAAGCTCTGAACGCCTTTGAGTATCTCATCTCTAGGATATCCAAAAATCTCGATGAATGGGTCGAGGCGACAAAGAAGATGGCGTTCTATCAAACGGCAAACTATGGTCTCCAGTCATACCTCTCAACTATCTTGCCTTTGACCATACTTCTTGCAGGCCTTCTGCTTGTTAAGAAGGAAATGGCCCCACTCTCCGTCGTCATTGCTGTCTTCTCATATCTAGGAAAAGTTTACTACCCCATAGAGCGCTTTGCGTTTCTATGGAGCGCATATCAAAGGGCAATTCCAGTTCTGAACAGGATATGGGGAATACTCGAAATAGGGGAGTCCTCAGAAAGGTCTGCATGTAATCCATACTCCTTCGATATTACACTTAAAGACGTTCACTTTTCCTTTGATGACGAGAAAGAAGTGCTCAGGGGCATATCAGCTATAATACCTTATGGAAAGAAACTTGGAATTGTAGGTTCATCAGGTGTTGGAAAAACAACATTAGCCATGCTTCTTGCAGGAATACTAAGCCCAACAAAGGGCACTGTGAGCATAGGAGGCTGTCATCCATCTTCCATTTTAGGTAATTCTCTCATATATATACCCTCTTCCCCCCATCTCTTTACAGGGACTGTTAAGGAAAACATTGCTCTGGGCATGAACGTTAATGACAATGATATTGCAAAATTGCTTGAGCTCGTTGAGCTTGGGGGCATTGATATGAACACTCTAATTGAAGAAGGCGGCAAGAACCTTTCACTCGGGCAGAAGCAACGAATTGCTCTGGCAAGAGCATTGGTTAGAAGACCGAAAATACTTATCCTAGACGAGGCAACTTCGGGCATAGACTCGGAAACTGAAGCAAAAATCCTAGAGAGGCTCAAGATGATGGATATGACGGTGGTGGTCATCTCTCATAGACTTTCAACCGTCAGGGAAATGGAAGAGATATGGGTGCTTGACGGGGGCATGGTGACATGCAGAGGACGGCACAATGAGTTGCTTCAGTCGTGCCAGAGGTATCGTGAACTCTTTAGAGAGCAGCAAAAAGGCTAA
- a CDS encoding flavodoxin family protein, with the protein MKLIALCCSSRKEGNTSKAISLLLEKLSTNWQKEIIHLYDFDIKACGELCSAECLRENACKVDALDERVKLFEVLKSADVIVIGTPTYNMDVPSKLKALLERDFLENYLKNKVVALLIVSNLGGVKALCTLTSSLILDAQAIIAGAVIVPGYQKKKGKP; encoded by the coding sequence ATGAAACTCATCGCTCTTTGTTGCTCTTCCCGAAAGGAAGGAAACACATCAAAAGCCATCTCTTTACTTTTAGAGAAACTATCAACAAATTGGCAAAAAGAGATAATACACCTTTACGATTTCGATATAAAAGCATGTGGTGAGCTCTGCAGTGCTGAATGCTTAAGAGAGAATGCATGCAAAGTCGATGCCCTTGATGAGAGAGTAAAGCTCTTTGAAGTGTTGAAAAGTGCTGATGTAATAGTCATCGGAACGCCAACTTACAATATGGACGTTCCTTCTAAGCTGAAGGCTTTGTTGGAGCGTGATTTTCTTGAGAACTATTTAAAAAATAAAGTCGTGGCTCTGTTGATTGTTTCAAACTTAGGCGGTGTAAAAGCTCTCTGTACTCTAACATCTTCGCTAATCTTAGATGCTCAAGCTATAATTGCTGGTGCCGTTATTGTGCCGGGATATCAAAAAAAAAAGGGGAAACCATAA